The DNA window GTTTCTGCAACCCACAAAACCTGatcagaagctgcagctcctgcagggcagAAGGTTCTCTGTGTCTCCCAACACAGTGTCATAAATGTACAGGAGGTACCAGGGTAGAGTTCTGCTGTACATGGACCATAGCAGGGTAAGAACCCAGCAGCAGGACTCCTGTCTGCTCCTTTATATCAGTAGGAACACGAGAAGTGCTGTTAGAGCTCTAAAGGCGTCACACAGGTTGTGTGCATGGTTCTACATGGCATGAGGGCTCAAAAGTCCAATTGTGTGGCTTTATGCAACCTCATTGGTGTTCGCTGAAGAAAACCAGACTCACCACTGTGAGTGGTGCTCTGCTGGGATGAGAGCGGGTTCACATTGTGTGCATGTGACAGATGTGACAGGGGTGACTGACAATGACCAGGTTCATGTCATCAGCCATTAATGGAGGATGAAGGCAGTAATGCTATCGATTGGCTGCCCAATCCCCCATTCCTGAATCCGATCAGGCACCTCTGGGAGTGTCAGGAGATTCACGATATTCTAAtccaggtctgggaggagcCAATCACCCAGGGGACCATCCATTGTCTCCTCAGCATGTCCAGACATTTACAGTCGGTTGGCCAAAGTGCAAGCCCTCAGCAGCTATATTAACATTACGGATAAATAGGCCCTTAAATGTGTAAACAAGagtctgatttgatttttttttaaacacactaaTAGTTGTGTTTATTATCTGCTTAGTGGATCATACTGTGTGTTATGACATGTGTTATAGCATAGGTGCCAAACTCTGGCCTGTGAGCCAAATTTGGCctgcaatgtaattatatttggaccgcgaagccataccaattgactattagagctgacCCACCGGTATTACCGCTTAAAGCGCATGTGCTTATACTACAAATagtctgctggtgttttggtgtgaaaatacAGACTCCACATCagctggtggtggtaatgcagcaatttgtggcttgccaaccaccaagagagaggaagtagtcatagcgaccttgaattagcattagcatataaggtgatgattaaaggaaaggcagaaaataggacctttctgaacaggtaagAGGCAGAATATCTatttagatatgtaaaagacaGACCTGTCTGCCTTgcatgtggagccaatgtgcattacaaggagaacaacaacagatgacactataaaatGCAACACCAAGACAtgcacaaacacctggaaatgactcaaaggcgccagaaagtagaagagatgaaaaggcattacatttacattacattaacttacaactgaaaaagattgctgttgaaatttaaaacagaagaaatgaatgccagtgatgtgttatttttatttgaattttgattttgcatgtgtgcaataataaattatatattgtattgtgttaagctttgcttgttccatgttcagttgttgagcaaaactagtttggtcCATTtggtccatatcaaaaggtttcctgttatagctggaggaagatttctttcaataaatatcaatgttggcctgtgaccttgtcccagttttgaatttgggcccactgggtatttgagtttgacaccacTGTGTTATAGGCTAAAGATTGAAAGAACAGGAAACAGTAAAGACCCAGAtgcactctcactctctctgcaCACTTTACCTGTTCTGACACTTTCCTGCACAGATTTGGTGCTTCTTCCAAAACTGAGGCCGAACATTTCGATTCTGTACTCTGTATCCTCTGTAAGGTTTGCAATGGCTACGCTTCGCTTCTCACTTCCCAGCACAAGCTCTTTTGGATGACCTGGGTCATCAGCTGGGCTGACCATTATCACAAAGGTGTCCAAAGCATCCTCCTCAGCCATCCACGTCAGCCAAAAACTCTCAGGGGTGACTTCAGAGACCAGGAGGGCCTGGATCTCTGGTTCAGCCTCTGGATGACAGGGGAAAGTTTAGTTGTCTCTTCTGCCAGAAGACTGCTTTGGATTTCTGTGCAAACGCAAACATTTATATGGAAATATagaagcagaaaacaaagagtTTGAATCTGTAGAGTGAAATCAGTAGAAATGAAATCTAAGCTATTGGGACAAATATAAGGATTTAATATTTTCTcattctatttttcttttccttctacTTTTTGACCCCAGAGTGGCTTTCAAATGCAAAGGTTCTGTCAAACATTCAGATGTAATTGAGATTGTTGTGTGGTCATTTttagcagaaagaaaaaaagccataGAGTCCAGACTGGACAGCTTCTTTCTTATGGGGTTCTGCTGAGACCAATTAGTAATGAAAAAAACCTTTGGTAGGAGAAGATAAAACTACCAGTACATGGAACAGAGTTTTAATGGTGGCTGGTACGAGAGGCTAAGGAAAGATTCAATAAAGCTCATCCCTGCCGCTCATTAAAACGATGCGGCGAGTGGAGTTTCAGGGGTTTGTGAACCACCGTCTGTCTTAGACCGCAGTGTTTTTCCTGATAAGAAATGGTATTAATGAGTATTCAAGCAGCAAAATCACTATAAGCTGTCATTTTATATTAACCACAGAGCACTTTCAACTGAGCCACATCCATCAGCTGCCACTTGGTAACCCACTATTGATTTCCCCACCCCTACTTCCTTCCCCTCACCATGTCCCTCTACTGAGACTTGCAGAACCAATTTAAACAAACAGGAGAGCGCATTATTGGAGGCACTAGCTCACCTactaaaaaatgaaataactgCACAATTAATCAAATCTTCCACTGACTTTGATCAAAGACCTGGCTGGTTTCTAAAGAAGACTTAGACCACAAACCTCTCCTTCACTGACCACCATGCATAATATAGTTAAATTAGTTGACACTTGTATTCAGAAGTTGTTTGGGTTTTGGGTTCTTTTGGATTAAGTGattcaaatgaaaaatgttgAACTGGTTTCTGCAGTCATTAGCATGCAGACAGTGGGCCAAAATTGAGCTCATGCCATATTATGCATGGCCCTAGAAACCCCTGGCAAAGCAGTGCCCAAACCCAGGGCCAGTCGCAGCATAAGAATGGAAATCAGCGCATACTGGGAGAACTGGGGCTGCATACTGAAgagagtcctcacaaaaatggggaaaaaatgctttgttgctttttatttcctctgccAGTCCTCTCATCTTTCTTATACTCGACTGATCCCAATCATTAAAATTCTGATGGATCAAATTGCTCTTCAGCCTTTTGGATGGTGACAGACACCAACTTTTTCAAGTATAGGTTCTCATTCTGTCATATATTTGCTGAAGATGCATGACTAAATGAGATCCTATTGCTGAcctgatgattttttttttttactaaactTTATAAGAGTGTACTGATTAGATACAGTGAGAGATTCAAAAAAGAATTTGCTTCGTTCAGCAAATGAAGAAGGAAGACAGCCAAAATGAGAATATGATGTGATGTTGATACCTGTGATAGTGTCAGCATAGACTGGAGCTAAGAGAGCCCCCCTGTACAACCCATACAGATTGACTCTGTACCAGGTAGTAGCAGAGAGATCAGAGATGGCGAGactttgagcagcagcaggcagggtATGGTTCTGGACATCAGAACTCGTTTCTGCATCCGTGACCTTGATCAGGAAGGCCTGGAAGGCCCCGTCCTTGGTAGACCAGGACAAATGAAAGCTGTCCCAGGACACATCACTGATGGTGAAATGGGTCACAactggcttctcctcctctgggttATGATAGGACATCAAAGGAGGGTTACAGGAGTGATAGAGAACCAATAAAAAGAACACATTCCTTTTAGTTCCTAGACTGTTGATTGGCTGATAATTGATTGACAAGGACCAGGATTTGAAATACTAAAATTGACTCTTTTTCAATCTAATCTGACACACTAAAGTTTTGCGGGAATCTGAGAGGAATTTGATTTGCCGGTTGACACTTTCAGGGGAGTCAAATGTCTCCAGTTAGAATCTGCAGTAAAATCAGCCCTGTCATACAACATCATCATAAAAAGAGCTGATAACAGCCATCTACTCTTTGTATGTTGATGATGTCTTTTTGCTCCTgaagtaaataaataactaaaaaaaGTGATTGTTTTCTGCATGAAACAATGCTCTTCgatttaaattacatttattttagtgCAAAATAATGACAAACCAGTTCATTATTTGTGTCCGTGAGCACTTTCCTCTTCATTAAATCATGTGGAGAAACTTCTCGCCCTTTAATATCTTGTGTTAATTATCTGAACCCTCTTCCTGTATCTGCAGTCCACTGAGCCTACAGGCAGCTAGAGAGGCAATTATAGCGAGAAAGTTCACATTATACTGTTTCCAGAGTAATGCagtgaagagcagctcacatggTTATTCCTCATGATTTCTCACAGGCTCAAGGAAAATGTATAATAAGGTAAACGTGTCACACTATTTCTAAAAGGCTCTAATGTGGCCATCTCTTGTCCTGAAGCTGGAAACTACTGTGAAAAGAGCTGCTGAATATCAATTTAACACATTAGTGAACCTGGTATCTCCAATTAGGAAATAAGAAAATGATACATTAACTAAACAGACAGGATTCTATTTTTTCAGTATTAAATAATGCAACTGTTTCTTTTGATGCATTGCATGGTTTTAAATCAGGCAAagctatatatattttattgagCCAAACAGAGACCAATAAAAGCCATTGGATGTTTTTTAGGGCTCTGTGAATTCATACCTAAATAATCAAACTCTAATAAAATGTggatttgaaaaataaatcaatgttcAAAATTCTTCCTGGTTCAAAATCATGTTCCTAAACATACACAAGTTGAACTTTGGATGTGGGCTCTTGCCCAAAGTGCTTTATGTTAAGAACGACATTGGTGAAGGACAAACACATATTGTATATGATGCATTCATCAAAACTCTGAcagttattcttttttttacaaaagccTTTGGTGAAAGTCAGAATTTTAGCAGCGATATCAACGAAGGCCAAAACTAACAAATGATGAAATGTCTTTGGTGTTTAACAGAGCAGTACTAACCTGTGAATGCTGAGATGGTTATGGGTGCACTGGTCCTGCTGCCCCTCTCAGTGTTGATGCTGATGGTGTAAAGCATGCCAGGGGTGAGCTCCATCAGGCTGTATGACTTTAAATCACCCGGCAGTACCTCCTCACTTCTGTGGCCATCGGCAGATACATAAACCAGCCTGTAAGAGTCCAGTTTAGCCTGGGGGTGTCTCCATTCCAGCAACATGGTGGTCTCTGTCACCTTGGTAACAATTAGGTCCTTTGGAGAATCCAGTGCTAATtaaggaggtggagaagggaTGTTGGAAAAGTATTGACATGGTTTTAAAAttacttaattaaaaaaaagtgcaaactGACGGTGTCAACTGTGTTTGAACAATGGAGATGTTGATGATGAGATATTGTCACCAAGGTTTTTGGAAAATTATTGTTTGTTACCACAGAtatcttttaaaatgttaaaaaagggTATTCCACACATCTATCAGGAATCCTAAACTTTTACAGTGAAACCTTCAGGCACCTCCTGCTGTGCATCTGTCTGCCAGCTTCTGTTTTACTTGGTTTTTCATGGCTTGTGAGCTGCTGTTAAAAAAGAGCAGGTCACAAAGACCCACATTAAAGTCCTGTAATTTATGTAGGTCTCTGCTGTAAGTCTTTAAAAAATGTTCCATTAAACATATAAAATTCTCCAACTATCTTCAAGAATAACTTGAAAGTTAGAAATCAATACATccttttttttactcatttactgttttttcCTTATCTTAGGTAGCAGACAACCGAAAATGTTACAGTTATTGTGTCATCATGGTGTATAGAAACTGTGCCGTTCCCCTTACCCGTCACTGCATTGGTGGTTGTTGGCAAACTCTCCCGCTCATCTTTCACTGCTGTTACACCCATCCCATACTCTGTGCCGGCTCTCAGGCCTATAAAATATGCCAAAATAAAAACCTGGTGCAACACTTTGTCATGCTTTGTTTGTAGAAATGCAGTGAGGTGTCACTAAATGAATGATGGGAGGGCTCAGCAGTCAAGTAGACAGCTGCTTAGCTCGGTCCCTAAATCCAAGGCAAGCACAGAAATGCTCTCACACAGGTTGATTGCACAAAAGATTTCAGCCTAATTAGATTTCATGGGATGTCTGAGCTCACTCTGGAATATAAGTGTTGCATTTACAATAATGGGTCTATAGTGGTCCCTGTGAGAGAAGCAAAACACTTGCCATGATACAGCAGGCTACTGAACCTTTTGCTAGCTATATTTAAGACATTAATGTCTTCTTTAACTCATGGGAGTCCTGCAGCATGAAATCACGCTTTATACTCTGAAAATGCTTTATCCATAAAACCACATGCGTGGAGGCAATTACAGATAAGAAGCATGTGGGAAAATGTTGAGGTGTTTGTGGGGAAGTACTTAGCTTCCATGAACACAAGATCTCAAGGACAATGTAGCTATAGCTCACTTCACCTTGAGTGTGTCATAATTAAGCTGTAAAAGCGCATTTTATAGCTGAAACTGGAAACCACTGGAAACTGTGGTAGCCAGGGAGGTATCAAAAGGCTGAAATGATGGTGTCTCGTAACACAATCTCCTCATTTTCTTCTGATTTTATATTAAACTATAACCCAGACTTTGACCCGGCTGgtgctgaggagcagcttcattcttgtttttgtcctttggTAGAATAAATGTAAAGTTATCTTGCCGTCTGACCCATATTCTGTTCGTATCTGATTCACAGAAGGGTCTTCCTTCAgtctgtttattatttaaaacagacattggtatccAGGGTTCTTTTGGTGGTGGATTCAGGACCAATAGCACTAAAGAATAGGAAGGACCTCAGATGTTTATATGTTGTCATGGCTCCTCTTTGTGACCTCTTACTGTTCTTGGTCCTAGACTGATGATCTTGAGCCATTGTTTTTATTCCCTCATTTATATTAGCTTTTAATCACTGATTAATCAGTGATATCCTGTGTTTGTGGCATATTTGTGGCATGAGGCACTTTGACAAACATGCAAAGAACAGTCTACACTCTACCCAGATTTCTTCTTTAAATAGATAAAAATGAGATTAACATAGATTAACTGACACTGATGTAAGAGTTTCTTATCTCCATAGACCCCCTGGTCACAGAACAgtacaaaatatatttaaagacTTTTTAGCATAACCAtccacatgcacatgcatgcacgtgcgtgtgcatgtatatgtgtgtgtgtgtgtgtgtgtgcgtgtgcgtgtgtgtgtgtgtgtgtgtgtgtaccagtgatTTTGGCATGGGTGTAGTCTTTGGCTCCTGGGGTAAAGAGTAGTTCCCTGTGCTCTCCTCCAGACAAAGGTCCATACTTGATGCGGTAGTTGTCAACCTGAGCTCGACTGTTTTCCCACTCAAGAGTGATGCTCTCATCTGTTATTTCAGCTGTCTTCAAGTGCTTTGGAGCATCCAGCTCTATAACATGGAAACATGTTTATATAAAGGTCAGCTAACACATTTGAATTGATCACACTGACACTTTATCATGTTATTCAAGATTTTACTTTAACCTGTCAGAAAAGACTCATGGACGGGATtactgctccactctcccttgTGGGCTGTCAGAGAAACTTCATACTGGGTGTCAGGGTGGAGGCCTCCCAGGTGGTACTGGGTTTCAGTGGATGACAGCTCCACCATGTTGCGGTCTGCGGGGTTGGAGCTGGGTCCATAAGAAATACTCACCTCCTCAACCTCTGCAACAGGCGGCATCCAGGTCACCAGTGCCGTGGTGTCTGTCACGTCACGGATGTCTACATGGTTTGGGGAATCGATCACTGGAGGAACAAAGGGTGACACAGAAAAGCTGATCTTTAAAAATGATCTTTATAAGTAAAACGACATATTCTGTGAACAGAtgattaaacattttattacaaTCACTGGTGGTTGTTAATTGTGATGTGACAATTTGCTGGAGATGGAGGACCGCCATTTTTTGTAATTGAATTTTATGAATGCAGTTGTCCCTTTAGGACACGTCTAATGTCAGGCTGCTACTGCAGATTCATACATCTGCGGTCATGCTGCAGATAATTAATGGCCAGCAGGCACCATTTTTGCAGTGTAAAAAGGCCACAGATATCAATCAGTGGATGAagacatttattatttactGCTCTGGATACCAAAATGCAGAATCCATGAAGGTATTATAAATATCTTTATGTTCGGCCATGAAGTATCACAGACAACGCAATTTATATAAGAATAACAACCGCCTTTAATTTACCTGAAAGACATAACATATGAGCTTTATACTTGTTTGCTTAGACAAGTTTTACATTGATGAAATTCCACacaattatttaatttttttcaacAGGTTAAATTGAGAACACAATTGGTCTCTCTTCCAAtttttgtaaaatgtttttatatttaatagaGTAAGAATTACTATAAATGGCCTCCCTAAAGTGAGTACAGATGTCAGTAATTATGGTGAACTGATTAGAGACAGAACTGGTAAGAACATCGATCGTCGGCAACAAGGGAACCCGGCAAATGTTGAATCCAGGGTGCAGTTTAAAATTCAATGATAATTTGACAGGTCTTGACCTGAGAAAATCCTACAGTGGTACACTGATGCAAACATGAGACGCGTCTCAGTGGTGGCAGCTTAAGCTCCTGACACAATGAAAGCGTAAACTCACTTGTGATCACATTCTTCGAAGCAGGTGGTCCgcgtttgttgtttttaacaacCTCCAGCTTGACCTCATACTCTTGGCCAGGGCCCAAGCCTGACTGCTCAAACATGGTCTCTGGATGGCTAAGAAAGTTCAGAATTTCGCCATCCTCTTCTTTCTGCCAGCACAGATAAATAACCCTTAAAAACCATTGTGACATCATGTCACCACTTGTGTAgaatgacagaaaacaaactttaaacCAGATAATCCTTAATGACAATGTGTGTGGAAGCTCTAACAAGAAATTAGTGGTGTTTTATCACAGTGTGGCTTTCAGCAGATCCAGTCCATTTACTTTGAACTTTGAAGATGTTTTCCATATAATACACTTATATTTAATGAAATTCCTGTGTCTATAGTGATGGCATCCACTTGTGGTGGAAGGGCGATTGAGTGtatttcaaagagaagaaagcgCAGTGTTGCAACAACGGGTGCGACAATATAGTAGAACCGAGAATGTCCATCACAACTTCGACCAGCATTTACCATGTTTCTAAAGATGAGGTTCCAGCCATCGAAGGGAAAGTCAATTGGGTCCCACTCTACCTGCACTGATGTATCTCGCACTGACTTGAACTTGAGTCCGTCAGGCTTTGGCAAATCTGAAATGCACAGGTTAAAATTCTGAGTGCATTAAAAGTTATACAGTGGGATTTCTGATATCCTGAAAGACCTTGACGCACCCAAAGCTACTCTAGCATTGACAGGAACACTCTTCTTGTTGTTGAGCAAAGCATAGACACTGATCAGGTATTCCACTCCAGGTTCAAGCTCTAGCAATGTGGCCTTCTTCTGGTCCCCAGGTACCTGCATGTCCAGCTCCAGGCCTCCAGGAACAGTGGGTGCATACTTTATTAAGTACTCTGAAACACGCATCTCATTCTCCCAGGACAGGTCCACGGCCTCCGGTGACACCTCCACTACTGTTAGGTCCTTGGGTGGTGAGACTATGGGAAGAATAAAAAATTAGCTTTTGATCTGACAAGCCTTTCAAAATAGCTGAGATTTCAGAGAAAGTAGCCattctatttatttatacaCATATTCATGGGAAAATTGCTAGATATCACATATATGTAAGCGTGCGTGTATGAGTATAGTATATCATGAACTTTATCCTATACCAAACTCTGCCTACCCGCTGAACAGTCCTCTCCTGTGAATCCTTCTTCACAGACGCATACTCCATTTTTACAGTGTCCCTGGTTTAGGCAGTCACTTGGGCAAGCAATTATGGAGCAGTCTGTCCCAGTGAAACCTTCATAACATACACAGTCACCATCAATGCAGTAGCCTCTGTTATGACAGTTTTTGGGACACGTCTTCTGACTGCAATCTTCGCCCGTGTAACCATTATGGCAAGCACATTTTCCATTCTCACAGTGCCCCTGGTTCATACAGTCTCTGGGGCAGGTCATCTCACCACAGTCTTTGCCTTTAAAACCAGTGAAGCACATACACTTGCCATCCACGCAATCCCCCCGTCCCATGCAATTCTTTGGACAGGTCTTAATATTGCAGTCCTCCCCGCTGTAGCCTTTGTCACACATGCACTGTCCATTAACACAGTTTCCGCGGTCCAGACAATTGTTAGGACAGGCGAGAACACTGCAGTCTTCACCCTGGTAGCCAGCATCGCACACACATTCTCCATTAATGCACTCGCCCCTGCTATTGCAGTTGTCGGGGCATGAGAGGATGGAGCAGTCTTCACCTTCGTGTCCTGGATCACAGATACATTTTCCATTGAAACAATGGCCTTTCTCGTTGCAGTTCTTTGGACAGGAGCGCTTTGAGCAATCCTCTCCACTGTAGccagtctgacacacacactggccatTCAAGCACATGCCATGGTTGTTACAATGACTAGGACAGGATAAATCACCGCAGTCTTCCCCAGTGTAGCCTTCATCACACTCACAGGTGCCATTAATGCACCGGCCATGATCGTAACAGTCATTTGGACAGATGATTTCAGAGCAGTCATATCCAGTCCATGGCTCATCACAAACGCATTCATCTTCATGACAACTTCCACGGCCGAAGCAGTTGTTGAGGCAGCTTGTCTGGCTGCAGTCCTCCCCGCTGAAGCCCTCCTCACATAGGCAGACACCGTTGACACAGTGACCATAATCACCACAGTCCAGCAGGCAGAGCTCGTTACTGCAGTCTTCACCACCAAAACCCTCAAAGCATTCACATCTGCCATTCAGGCAGCGACCCTGGTCCTGACAGTCACCGGGGCACTCGGGATCGCTGCAGTTATGGCCTTTCCATCCAGGCTCACAGATGCAGCTGCATGTGTCGGTGCTCCAGTTCCCATGGCCATTACAGTAAGGTTTGGTGGAAATTTCACCTgtggagaaagaagaggaaagaatgCTTCAAAAATGGTTGATTCTTTAGAGCTGCCTGCTTTCAGGATCATTTCAAACTAGCTGCTATTAAAGGTTCTTAACCAGTCTGAAGGTTGGAAATTACCTGTAACCTGAGCTCCACAGCAGCCAGCCCCACTGGAACACTGCTCTCTTAGACTTGACAATTCCAACTCCAGCATCTCAAGCCTATTCAGGATAGTTTTAAGATCCAGCAGCTGGTTTCTGCAGCTGCATGCCTGCTTCGGGATAGTGATGCGATGTGTGAACACAATCTGGTTGTCGCCATCTTCAGTGTGCTCTATATGCTCCATGTTCTGTATTTCTTTCAGTGGTGTCTCGTGTTTGACCTCAGGCCCGCCTGGCAAATCAAGGTccacagagcagagggaggtcgAGGGGACATTGATGTTATAGACGTGGTTAAACACCACTGGCTGGTCTGGAAGGGGCAGGGTTATGTTTTCCTGGGATTTTTTAGGCATCAGAGCTTCTCTACGGTGGCGGATTATTTTTCTGACCAGGCCAGGAGTGGAGAGTTCAAAGAGCAGGCTCATGGATATACAAGCTAAGAGGATAATTTT is part of the Takifugu rubripes chromosome 21, fTakRub1.2, whole genome shotgun sequence genome and encodes:
- the tncb gene encoding tenascin isoform X1, whose translation is MGMKIILLACISMSLLFELSTPGLVRKIIRHRREALMPKKSQENITLPLPDQPVVFNHVYNINVPSTSLCSVDLDLPGGPEVKHETPLKEIQNMEHIEHTEDGDNQIVFTHRITIPKQACSCRNQLLDLKTILNRLEMLELELSSLREQCSSGAGCCGAQVTGEISTKPYCNGHGNWSTDTCSCICEPGWKGHNCSDPECPGDCQDQGRCLNGRCECFEGFGGEDCSNELCLLDCGDYGHCVNGVCLCEEGFSGEDCSQTSCLNNCFGRGSCHEDECVCDEPWTGYDCSEIICPNDCYDHGRCINGTCECDEGYTGEDCGDLSCPSHCNNHGMCLNGQCVCQTGYSGEDCSKRSCPKNCNEKGHCFNGKCICDPGHEGEDCSILSCPDNCNSRGECINGECVCDAGYQGEDCSVLACPNNCLDRGNCVNGQCMCDKGYSGEDCNIKTCPKNCMGRGDCVDGKCMCFTGFKGKDCGEMTCPRDCMNQGHCENGKCACHNGYTGEDCSQKTCPKNCHNRGYCIDGDCVCYEGFTGTDCSIIACPSDCLNQGHCKNGVCVCEEGFTGEDCSAVSPPKDLTVVEVSPEAVDLSWENEMRVSEYLIKYAPTVPGGLELDMQVPGDQKKATLLELEPGVEYLISVYALLNNKKSVPVNARVALDLPKPDGLKFKSVRDTSVQVEWDPIDFPFDGWNLIFRNMKEEDGEILNFLSHPETMFEQSGLGPGQEYEVKLEVVKNNKRGPPASKNVITMIDSPNHVDIRDVTDTTALVTWMPPVAEVEEVSISYGPSSNPADRNMVELSSTETQYHLGGLHPDTQYEVSLTAHKGEWSSNPVHESFLTELDAPKHLKTAEITDESITLEWENSRAQVDNYRIKYGPLSGGEHRELLFTPGAKDYTHAKITGLRAGTEYGMGVTAVKDERESLPTTTNAVTALDSPKDLIVTKVTETTMLLEWRHPQAKLDSYRLVYVSADGHRSEEVLPGDLKSYSLMELTPGMLYTISINTERGSRTSAPITISAFTEEEKPVVTHFTISDVSWDSFHLSWSTKDGAFQAFLIKVTDAETSSDVQNHTLPAAAQSLAISDLSATTWYRVNLYGLYRGALLAPVYADTITEAEPEIQALLVSEVTPESFWLTWMAEEDALDTFVIMVSPADDPGHPKELVLGSEKRSVAIANLTEDTEYRIEMFGLSFGRSTKSVQESVRTDLAPPKGIRFSDVTDTSTTVHWGAPRVRVDSYQITYVPAHGGNAKTLTVDGSKSQTMLPNLTPGVTYEVTIVAVKGPRESLPASDSITTALDKPRGLVSINITDTGALLRWQPAIATIDGYVITYSADGVDPVMERVSGNVMEFEMSSLVPATRYTVKVFAARDLAKSTATTTEFTTDVDTPSHLAASNVQTESAMLTWKAPRAGITGYILSFESVDGAVREVVLSPTAVSYNMAQLSASTDYSVKLQAIAGPKRSRVVTAVFKTTGVQYRHPRDCSQVILNGDGSSGLYTIFLSGDENQPLQVYCDMNTDGGGWMVFLRRQSGKLDFFRNWKNYTAGFGDINDEFWLGLSNLNKITAAAQYELRVDLRDKGETAFAQYDRFSVSESRSRYKVHIGGYSGTAGDSMTYHHGRPFSTYDNDNDIAVTNCALSYKGAFWYKNCHRVNLMGRYGDNSHSKGVNWFHWKGHEHSIEFAEMKLRPSNFRNLEGRRKRS
- the tncb gene encoding tenascin isoform X2; amino-acid sequence: MGMKIILLACISMSLLFELSTPGLVRKIIRHRREALMPKKSQENITLPLPDQPVVFNHVYNINVPSTSLCSVDLDLPGGPEVKHETPLKEIQNMEHIEHTEDGDNQIVFTHRITIPKQACSCRNQLLDLKTILNRLEMLELELSSLREQCSSGAGCCGAQVTGEISTKPYCNGHGNWSTDTCSCICEPGWKGHNCSDPECPGDCQDQGRCLNGRCECFEGFGGEDCSNELCLLDCGDYGHCVNGVCLCEEGFSGEDCSQTSCLNNCFGRGSCHEDECVCDEPWTGYDCSEIICPNDCYDHGRCINGTCECDEGYTGEDCGDLSCPSHCNNHGMCLNGQCVCQTGYSGEDCSKRSCPKNCNEKGHCFNGKCICDPGHEGEDCSILSCPDNCNSRGECINGECVCDAGYQGEDCSVLACPNNCLDRGNCVNGQCMCDKGYSGEDCNIKTCPKNCMGRGDCVDGKCMCFTGFKGKDCGEMTCPRDCMNQGHCENGKCACHNGYTGEDCSQKTCPKNCHNRGYCIDGDCVCYEGFTGTDCSIIACPSDCLNQGHCKNGVCVCEEGFTGEDCSAVSPPKDLTVVEVSPEAVDLSWENEMRVSEYLIKYAPTVPGGLELDMQVPGDQKKATLLELEPGVEYLISVYALLNNKKSVPVNARVALDLPKPDGLKFKSVRDTSVQVEWDPIDFPFDGWNLIFRNMKEEDGEILNFLSHPETMFEQSGLGPGQEYEVKLEVVKNNKRGPPASKNVITMIDSPNHVDIRDVTDTTALVTWMPPVAEVEEVSISYGPSSNPADRNMVELSSTETQYHLGGLHPDTQYEVSLTAHKGEWSSNPVHESFLTELDAPKHLKTAEITDESITLEWENSRAQVDNYRIKYGPLSGGEHRELLFTPGAKDYTHAKITGLRAGTEYGMGVTAVKDERESLPTTTNAVTALDSPKDLIVTKVTETTMLLEWRHPQAKLDSYRLVYVSADGHRSEEVLPGDLKSYSLMELTPGMLYTISINTERGSRTSAPITISAFTDLAPPKGIRFSDVTDTSTTVHWGAPRVRVDSYQITYVPAHGGNAKTLTVDGSKSQTMLPNLTPGVTYEVTIVAVKGPRESLPASDSITTALDKPRGLVSINITDTGALLRWQPAIATIDGYVITYSADGVDPVMERVSGNVMEFEMSSLVPATRYTVKVFAARDLAKSTATTTEFTTDVDTPSHLAASNVQTESAMLTWKAPRAGITGYILSFESVDGAVREVVLSPTAVSYNMAQLSASTDYSVKLQAIAGPKRSRVVTAVFKTTGVQYRHPRDCSQVILNGDGSSGLYTIFLSGDENQPLQVYCDMNTDGGGWMVFLRRQSGKLDFFRNWKNYTAGFGDINDEFWLGLSNLNKITAAAQYELRVDLRDKGETAFAQYDRFSVSESRSRYKVHIGGYSGTAGDSMTYHHGRPFSTYDNDNDIAVTNCALSYKGAFWYKNCHRVNLMGRYGDNSHSKGVNWFHWKGHEHSIEFAEMKLRPSNFRNLEGRRKRS